A genomic stretch from Dama dama isolate Ldn47 chromosome 10, ASM3311817v1, whole genome shotgun sequence includes:
- the LOC133063162 gene encoding LOW QUALITY PROTEIN: fibroblast growth factor 12-like (The sequence of the model RefSeq protein was modified relative to this genomic sequence to represent the inferred CDS: substituted 2 bases at 2 genomic stop codons) codes for MKILELSLKKGVHMLQCLCGRSLRSSSSLSEPQLKGIVTRLFSQQGYFLQMHPDGTIDGTKDENSDYTLFNLIPVGLRAVAIQGVKASLYVAMNGEDYLYSSDVFTPECKFKESVFENYYVIYSSILYHQQESGXAXFLGLNKEGQIMKGNRAKKTKPSSHFVPKLIEVCMYREPSLHEIGEKQRRSRKSSGSPTMNGGKVVNQDST; via the coding sequence ATGAAGATTCTTGAGCTTTCTTTGAAGAAAGGAGTGCATATGCTGCAGTGTCTCTGTGGAAGGAGCCTGAGGTCCAGCAGCAGCCTAAGTGAACCCCAGCTGAAAGGAATTGTGACAAGGTTATTCAGCCAGCAGGGATATTTCCTGCAGATGCACCCAGATGGTACCATTGATGGGACCAAGGACGAAAACAGCGACTACACCCTCTTCAATCTAATCCCTGTGGGCCTGCGTGCGGTGGCCATCCAAGGGGTGAAGGCCAGCCTCTATGTGGCCATGAATGGTGAAGACTATCTCTACAGCTCAGATGTTTTCACTCCAGAATGCAAATTTAAGGAATCTGTGTTTGAAAACTACTATGTGATCTATTCTTCCATACTGTACCATCAGCAAGAATCAGGCTGAGCTTAGTTTTTGGGACTCAATAAGGAAGGTCAGATTATGAAGGGGAACAGAGCGAAGAAAACCAAGCCCTCATCACATTTTGTACCAAAACTTATTGAAGTGTGTATGTACAGAGAGCCATCACTACATGAAATTGGAGAAAAACAAAGGCGTTCAAGGAAAAGTTCTGGATCACCGACCATGAATGGAGGCAAAGTTGTGAATCAAGATTCAACATAG